Genomic segment of Streptomyces sp. NA02950:
GTCCAGCGGATCGTCCGGATCGTCCGCGAAATGCGACTGGAGCAGCCGCCCGGTGAGTGCGAGATCCGCCAGCCGCGCCCGGGCCGACGACGGCAGGTCCGCACCGGAGGAGCCGAGGTCCACGGTGCGGCCCCCGCCCTCCACGGTGTTGTACAGGTACTGGAGCGGCAGCGCCGTACCGTCCACGACGCTCTCGGGGGAGCCGGGCGTGCAGTTGATGTAGACGTTGCGGAAGTCCTCGCGCCGGGTCGGGTTGCAGGTGACCAGCACCCCGCCGAGCTCGGCCGGGGTGTACTCCTGGACGATGACGCCCATGTAGGTGTCGTCCAGGGAGATGCCCGCCTCGTGGCGGAGCCGGACACTGCGCGGTGACAGCAGCGAGGCCCACACCTGCCGTACGGCGTCCAGGAGTTCGTCCGTGCCGTGCACCGTGGTGATGGAGTCGTAGACCCCGGCGGCGGAGAACCCGGGCAGATCCTCGGCGTTGGAGGAGGACCGCACCACCAGCCGCCTGCGGCATCCGCTGTCCGCGAACGGGCCGATGATCCGCGCCGCCACCTCGTCCGGCACCGGGGTGCCGCGCACCAGCTGCTGAAGGCTCAGACACAGCGGGTCCAGCACATCGGTGGCGCCCAGCTCCAGCGCCATCTTCAGCTTGCCGATGCCCTGTTGCAGAGCGGGCGAGGAGATCAGGAAACGGTGCTGGAGGGCGAACGGCAGCGCCACGCCGTCGGGCGCGGTGACGGTGGCCGCCACGAACTCCGAGGCCGCCTGGCGCAGCGCCTCGGCGTCGGCGGACGCGGTCAGCCGGGAGGCGAGGTGGCCGTACAGATCCTTCCGGGGCGGCCGGGACCGGCCGTAGAAGGCGATGAGATCGGCGGTGCGGCTGTCCAGCACATGGTGGAGTTCACCGAGGTTGGCGGCCTTGGTGCCGTAGCGGTCGTGGTCCTCGCGGCGCAGCCGGCGAAGCTCCAGGACGGGGATGTCCTCCAGCAGTGGCGGCTCCAGCCGGATCCGCTGCTGATGCCACGCGGGCTCGTCGAGGTCCGGGACCTCGTGCAGCCGGACCACGCTCACTTCGTCGTCCCTGACCCGGTAGCAGATCCATGCCCCGTTCAGCCCCTCCGCCTCCACCAGCCGGGGCAGGTCGCGCACGATGGCGTTGGGGATGCCCCAGCCGGAGGCCAGCACATTGGTGTGGGACAGCGGGGTGATGGGGGCGGCGTTGATGAATCCGGCCACCCGCGGTATGTCGTCCGGCAGACAGTCCATGGCCACGATGTCCGACCAGCCGAGACCCGCGGCGTGTTCGCGGTACTCCTCCAGCGAGGCGAACCAGCGCAGTCGGCCGATGGCATCACCGGTGTTCAGCGGGGTGCGGGGGCGGCTGACGAACAGCTCGTGGCTGAGGATGCGCGGCAGCCGTACGTCGCTGACCGGAGCCAGCGCGGCCTCCTGGGCGTGATTGGCGGGTTTCAGCAGCAGTGGCAGCCGCCCGTCCACCCGCTCCCGGACGAAATCGTAGAACTCCTGGAGCAGCGGACCGTCCATGGTGTCGGCCTCGGTGGTCTCCAGCACCAGGAACGGCCGCCGGCCTTCGGTGTCCTCGTCGGCGTGCAGCGACAGCACACCGAGCAGGAACCGGCGGCCGGGGTCGGTGTACACCGAGGCGTTGAACGCGTCCAGCCGTGCGTCGAGTTCGTCCAGGTCCATGCCGAGGATGCGGGTGGCCACATAGTTGACGTGGAACGGGTGGACGGCGGTGTCCAGCAGATGCCAGGTGTGCTCGACGCGGTCCACCACCACCTTCAGATACGGATGTCCGGCCAGCACTCCGGACAGCGTCCGGAACAGCGGCAGCGACAGGTTCTCGCCGACCACGGTGGCATCGGCGCCGGGCGCGGTGGCCGGGCCCGGAAACGCGCTGATGCCGGTCATCAGGGCCTCCCGGTGGCGGTGGCGGGCGGCAGGACGGTGGGCAGGGCGTCGTTGAGCCGCTCGAAGTCACGTATCACCGTGACCGGATCGTCGGCGACCAGCAGGCACAGCGCCGCCATGGTGTTCGCGCCCGCCGCCGGGTCGTAGACCGGCACCGGTGTGCCGTCCGGCAGCGAGTGCTCGGCCACCTCCGTCAGCCGCGCCCCGGTGGAGATCAGCCCGGACCGCTGGACGGCGGCGAAGTCCCACAGCCGCCGGTCCGGCCACGCGGTGCCGGAGCCGTCCACGGCCAGCACCACCAGCGATCCGGCCGCGCCCTTGGCGTCCGCGGCGCCCAGCACCGAACCCGGCCCAGGATCGGGCCAGTCGACCTCGCGGCCGAGCAGCCGGTCGATGAGCATGCCGATGACGTCCACTCCGAAGACGTCCTCGATCTGCGGCACGGTCATCGCGCCGCCGAACCGGGCGGCGGTCTCGATGACCCACATCCGCCCGTCGGCGCCCAGCTTGATCTCGGTGTGGGTGCCGCAGGTGCGCAGACCGAGCGCGTCCACGGCGGCCGCCGCCAGCTCCACCACCTTCCGCTGGGCGTCCTCGGGCAGCAGGGCGGGGGTGATCCCGGCGCGCTCGGTGAACGGCTCGATGGTGGGCATCCGTCCGCTCAGGCACACCGGGTGGTAGACGCCGTCGGCCACAACACCCTCGACGCTGACGTAGTCGCCCCAGCCGGGCTCCTCGAACCAGTCCCCGGCCGTGCCCGTCACGATCTCCTCGACCAGGAAGTCCGCGTCGGCCCCGGCCACATGCAGCTCGGCGTAGCCCTGGCGGGCGGACTCCTCCATCACCTCCCGGGCCCGTGCCCAGGCGGGCGCGATGTCCTCCGGGCCGCGCAGGATCTGGTGGGCGGTGGACCCGGCGCTCCAGGCGGCCTTCATCAGCATCGGGTACGGGATCTCGGCCGCGGCCTCGTGCAGATCGCGCTCGGTGGCCACGGAGCGGAACCGCGGCTGGGACACCCCGTGCGCGTCCCAGGTGCGGCGCATCATCCGCTTGTCGCGGGCCAGCACACAGTGCGCACCGGCCCCGGCGAGGCCGAGCCGTTCGCAGGCGTCGGCCACCGCCACCACGGCGTACTCGGACGGGGTGAACACCGCGTCGGCGCCGACGGCCTGTGCCTGAGCCGTGATCAGCGCCACCAGGTCCTGGGACGCGGTGTCCGCGGGGGAGACCACCGAGGCACACAGCCCGGTGACCACATCGCGTGCGGAGGGCGGAAGGGGACTGAGCACGAGCAGATGCACTTCGGCCTTCGCGGCGACCCGGGACAGCGCGTATTCCAGCGGCGGCCCGCCCTTGGCGTAGACAAACAGCACCTTACTCACAGATAACGACTCCTCGGTTCAGAGTTTCTCGACGGCTCAGCGAAAACCGGCGGGGTGGCACATCCGCCGCGATCCGGGCCCATCAAGCGAACCAGTCGGGCATGACGTCTACCCCCGGATCCGGAGGTGGGTACTCAGGCAAATGCCTGAGTGTTACGGGATGTTCACGCTGAGCGAGGACCTCAGGCACGGGTTTCGGCCCTTCTCGGCCCCTTGTGCGGTCCGGCCGGTTACGGCGCATGCGCACGCGGGCCCTGGGCAATCCTTGGCCATGCCTTCGGCGGTCCGTGCCCGGAGGCCGGACCGGAAAGGCGGCTGGTGTCCGATATGGGCCTGAGTACGCTGCTCGAGCGCATGCCCGTGTCATGGTGGGAAGCCGATGAGGGGTTGCGCATCGTCAACTGCGGCGGGGGCGCGTTCCACGACCCCGGCACCGCACAGCGGTTCGTCGACAGTCTCGGCGGCGCTGCCGACACCGCGCGGAAGAGGGCGGCCGCCGAGGACCGGGAGGCGGGCATCGACCGCCGTCAGGTCCGGTTCGGCGGGCGGCTGTTCGACGTCACCTGCTATCCCGGACGGCTGGCCGGTGGCGGCCGGGGCGGGGTCAGCGGACTCGCGGTGGACATCAGCGCGCTGGACCTCGGACAGCGGGGCTACGCCGCCGCGTTCACCGACTTCGCCGACTTCGCGCCCGCCGCCGCGTTCATCCGCGATGCCCACGGCCGCTATCTGTGGGCCAACCACGCCTACGCGCATCTGTACGGCACCACCGCCGAGGCCGTGATCGGCAGCAGTGTCACCGACTTCGACGCCCCCGAGGACGTGGCCACCTTCCGGACCCTGGACCGGCAGGTGCTCAGCTCGGGCAAACCGGTGCGGCACACCCTCAGTTACCACCGCCCCGACGGCTCCCCGGGACGCGCGGTCGGCCACCGCTTCCCGGTGGCCGAGGGCGGCCAGACCTGTGTGGCCGGGATCTACATCGACATCACCGACTACACCCTCGCCCTGAACCAGCGGCGTGCCGCCGAGGAGGAGCTCCAGGCGCTCAGCGAACACAGCGGTCTGCCCTGCGCCCTTCTCTCGGCGGGCGGCCGGATACGCCGGGTCAGTGCCGCGGCCGCCGAACTGCTCCGGGTCCACGTCCCCGATCTGCTCGGCCGCCCCGCCCACCACTATCTGGCCCCGAGCGACGACCTGGCCGGACTGCGCCACGCCTGGCGGGATCTGGTGAACCGTCGCAGACGCCGGATTCAGACCTCCGCGGTCTTCCTCGACGCCCGGGGTGAGGAGTGGCGGGCCCGGCTGCTGCTCACCGCCGTCAGCAGCGGCTCACGGCGGGCCCGCGGCGTCTGGGCGGTACTGCCC
This window contains:
- a CDS encoding PAS domain-containing protein; the encoded protein is MPVSWWEADEGLRIVNCGGGAFHDPGTAQRFVDSLGGAADTARKRAAAEDREAGIDRRQVRFGGRLFDVTCYPGRLAGGGRGGVSGLAVDISALDLGQRGYAAAFTDFADFAPAAAFIRDAHGRYLWANHAYAHLYGTTAEAVIGSSVTDFDAPEDVATFRTLDRQVLSSGKPVRHTLSYHRPDGSPGRAVGHRFPVAEGGQTCVAGIYIDITDYTLALNQRRAAEEELQALSEHSGLPCALLSAGGRIRRVSAAAAELLRVHVPDLLGRPAHHYLAPSDDLAGLRHAWRDLVNRRRRRIQTSAVFLDARGEEWRARLLLTAVSSGSRRARGVWAVLPHHTLPHPPLPPLTAAQLRILTLLSAGHGNNEIAASLRLSRQTLDYHLGRLRELLAAPTRLALVSRAYVLGILDPQAWPPRSAVGCRPAGPC
- a CDS encoding acetyl-CoA carboxylase biotin carboxylase subunit family protein codes for the protein MSKVLFVYAKGGPPLEYALSRVAAKAEVHLLVLSPLPPSARDVVTGLCASVVSPADTASQDLVALITAQAQAVGADAVFTPSEYAVVAVADACERLGLAGAGAHCVLARDKRMMRRTWDAHGVSQPRFRSVATERDLHEAAAEIPYPMLMKAAWSAGSTAHQILRGPEDIAPAWARAREVMEESARQGYAELHVAGADADFLVEEIVTGTAGDWFEEPGWGDYVSVEGVVADGVYHPVCLSGRMPTIEPFTERAGITPALLPEDAQRKVVELAAAAVDALGLRTCGTHTEIKLGADGRMWVIETAARFGGAMTVPQIEDVFGVDVIGMLIDRLLGREVDWPDPGPGSVLGAADAKGAAGSLVVLAVDGSGTAWPDRRLWDFAAVQRSGLISTGARLTEVAEHSLPDGTPVPVYDPAAGANTMAALCLLVADDPVTVIRDFERLNDALPTVLPPATATGRP
- a CDS encoding PEP/pyruvate-binding domain-containing protein — translated: MTGISAFPGPATAPGADATVVGENLSLPLFRTLSGVLAGHPYLKVVVDRVEHTWHLLDTAVHPFHVNYVATRILGMDLDELDARLDAFNASVYTDPGRRFLLGVLSLHADEDTEGRRPFLVLETTEADTMDGPLLQEFYDFVRERVDGRLPLLLKPANHAQEAALAPVSDVRLPRILSHELFVSRPRTPLNTGDAIGRLRWFASLEEYREHAAGLGWSDIVAMDCLPDDIPRVAGFINAAPITPLSHTNVLASGWGIPNAIVRDLPRLVEAEGLNGAWICYRVRDDEVSVVRLHEVPDLDEPAWHQQRIRLEPPLLEDIPVLELRRLRREDHDRYGTKAANLGELHHVLDSRTADLIAFYGRSRPPRKDLYGHLASRLTASADAEALRQAASEFVAATVTAPDGVALPFALQHRFLISSPALQQGIGKLKMALELGATDVLDPLCLSLQQLVRGTPVPDEVAARIIGPFADSGCRRRLVVRSSSNAEDLPGFSAAGVYDSITTVHGTDELLDAVRQVWASLLSPRSVRLRHEAGISLDDTYMGVIVQEYTPAELGGVLVTCNPTRREDFRNVYINCTPGSPESVVDGTALPLQYLYNTVEGGGRTVDLGSSGADLPSSARARLADLALTGRLLQSHFADDPDDPLDIEWLMTEEGGFRLVQLRPYAL